Proteins found in one Triticum aestivum cultivar Chinese Spring chromosome 4D, IWGSC CS RefSeq v2.1, whole genome shotgun sequence genomic segment:
- the LOC123100767 gene encoding 4-hydroxyphenylacetaldehyde oxime monooxygenase: protein MSPSLAIQLAPTLTMAVAGASPVLQLLLQQWPVILAIFLVPLSFLLLRGRSRSGLKLPPGPMRLPFVGNLHQIGRLPHRSLAALARRHGPVMMLRLGMVPTVVLTSPEAAREALKTKDEDCSSRPLSAGPGLLSYGYKDVAFSPWSDYVREMRKLFIIELLSRRRVQAAYYARDAQIDKLVETLTVLGPNPVHLDALIFATMDRIVGLFAFGESYAGEQFKGQFVPLLNATMDMLGSFSAQDFFPNAVGRIIDRITGVKAHRERVFRQLDRFFEHIIEQCDGRKATGGSGSDLVQELLDIMKRPAASAAGTFTRDHVKAILMNTFIGSIDTTTVTITWAMAELIRNPRVLKRAQLEIRATAGGGSRVHQADMPKMSYLRMVLSETLRLHPPATLLVPRETLRRVQVAGYDIPAKTQVIVNAWAISRDPSAWKDPEEFNPERFQDTDVDFNGSHFEFIPFGAGRRICPGLAMGVANAEYILANLLYCFNWALPNGVSREGVNMEEEGGLTYRKKTPLMLVPTRYHPAQEKEEE, encoded by the exons ATGTCACCTTCACTTGCTATCCAGCTTGCTCCTACCCTAACAATGGCAGTGGCAGGTGCCTCACCTGTTCTCCAGCTCCTTCTCCAACAATGGCCGGTGATTCTAGCCATCTTCCTCGTCccactctccttcctcctccttcgggGCAGGTCGCGCTCCGGCCTAAAGCTGCCACCGGGCCCCATGAGGCTGCCTTTCGTGGGCAACCTGCACCAGATCGGGCGGCTGCCGCACCGGAGCCTGGCTGCGCTGGCCCGGCGGCACGGGCCTGTGATGATGCTGCGGCTGGGCATGGTGCCGACGGTGGTGCTGACGTCGCCGGAGGCGGCCCGGGAAGCCCTCAAGACCAAGGATGAGGACTGCAGCAGCCGTCCCCTGTCGGCAGGGCCAGGGCTGTTGTCCTACGGCTACAAGGACGTGGCCTTCTCGCCGTGGAGCGACTACGTCCGCGAGATGCGGAAGCTGTTCATCATCGAGCTGCTCAGCAGGCGGCGCGTGCAGGCTGCCTACTACGCGAGGGATGCGCAG ATTGACAAGCTGGTGGAGACCCTCACCGTGCTGGGGCCGAACCCGGTACACCTGGACGCCCTCATCTTCGCCACCATGGACCGGATTGTGGGCTTGTTCGCGTTCGGCGAGAGCTACGCGGGGGAGCAGTTCAAGGGGCAGTTCGTGCCCTTGCTCAACGCAACCATGGACATGCTGGGTAGCTTCTCTGCCCAAGACTTCTTCCCCAACGCCGTTGGCCGCATCATCGACCGCATCACCGGCGTCAAGGCCCACCGCGAGAGGGTCTTCCGTCAGCTCGACCGCTTCTTTGAGCATATCATCGAGCAGTGCGATGGGAGAAAGGCCACCGGCGGCAGCGGATCGGACCTGGTGCAGGAGCTGCTGGACATCATGAAAAGGCCCGCCGCCTCCGCTGCAGGAACCTTCACCAGGGATCATGTCAAGGCCATTCTCATG AACACATTCATTGGTAGCATTGACACCACCACAGTGACCATAACCTGGGCAATGGCAGAGCTGATTCGGAACCCAAGGGTTCTGAAAAGGGCACAGCTTGAGATCAGGGCTACCGCTGGAGGAGGCAGCAGAGTGCACCAAGCTGACATGCCCAAAATGAGCTACCTGAGGATGGTGCTGTCCGAGACCCTACGGCTGCATCCCCCGGCGACCCTGCTCGTCCCGAGAGAGACGCTGCGGCGGGTCCAGGTGGCTGGCTACGACATCCCTGCCAAGACCCAGGTCATTGTCAACGCGTGGGCCATCAGCAGGGACCCCTCCGCGTGGAAGGACCCCGAGGAGTTCAACCCGGAGCGGTTCCAGGACACGGACGTGGACTTCAACGGCAGCCACTTCGAGTTCATCCCCTTCGGCGCGGGCCGCCGGATCTGCCCCGGGCTGGCCATGGGGGTGGCAAACGCCGAGTACATCCTTGCCAACTTGCTCTACTGCTTCAACTGGGCGCTGCCCAACGGGGTGAGCCGGGAGGGTGTGAACATGGAGGAGGAAGGGGGGCTCACTTACCGGAAGAAGACACCACTCATGCTCGTGCCAACACGGTACCACCCAGCCCAGGAGAAAGAGGAGGAGTAG